The following coding sequences lie in one Saccharopolyspora hordei genomic window:
- the uraH gene encoding hydroxyisourate hydrolase, giving the protein MSAVTTHVLDAARGTPAVGVAVRLETAGGRPLAEGRTDDDGRITDLGPERLEAGDYRLTFDTGAYFEAQGTASFYPQVQITFRIADPDQHYHVPILLSPFAFSTYRGS; this is encoded by the coding sequence ATGAGCGCTGTCACCACCCACGTGCTCGACGCCGCGCGGGGCACGCCCGCCGTCGGCGTCGCGGTCCGGCTGGAGACCGCCGGCGGGCGGCCCCTCGCCGAGGGGCGGACCGACGACGACGGCCGGATCACGGACCTCGGCCCCGAGCGGCTGGAGGCCGGGGACTACCGGCTCACCTTCGACACCGGCGCGTACTTCGAGGCCCAGGGCACCGCCTCGTTCTACCCGCAGGTGCAGATCACCTTCCGCATCGCCGACCCGGACCAGCACTACCACGTACCGATCCTGCTGAGCCCGTTCGCCTTCTCCACCTACCGAGGGAGCTGA
- the uraD gene encoding 2-oxo-4-hydroxy-4-carboxy-5-ureidoimidazoline decarboxylase, protein MTTTTRPDRINSLPRAELVERLLACLDVPRWAHDIADQRPFPDVDAVYRAADAAAPALTREEIHQALAAHPRIGERPQGSGTSATFSRSEQAGVGGDAELARALREGNEAYERRFGHVYLVCASGRSGEELLEVLHSRLDNDPETELRIVEDELRKIARLRLAKVIEG, encoded by the coding sequence ATGACCACGACCACCAGACCGGACCGGATCAACTCCCTGCCCCGCGCGGAACTCGTCGAACGGCTGCTCGCCTGCCTGGACGTCCCGCGCTGGGCCCACGACATCGCCGATCAGCGCCCGTTCCCCGACGTCGACGCGGTCTACCGGGCCGCGGACGCCGCGGCTCCGGCGCTGACCCGCGAGGAGATCCACCAGGCGCTGGCCGCCCACCCGCGCATCGGCGAGCGGCCACAGGGCTCGGGCACCTCCGCGACGTTCTCCCGCAGCGAGCAGGCCGGCGTCGGCGGCGACGCGGAACTGGCCCGCGCGCTGCGCGAGGGCAACGAGGCCTACGAGCGCCGCTTCGGCCACGTCTACCTGGTGTGCGCCAGCGGCCGCAGCGGCGAGGAGCTGCTGGAGGTCCTGCACTCCCGCCTGGACAACGACCCGGAGACCGAACTGCGGATCGTCGAGGACGAACTCCGCAAGATCGCACGGCTGAGATTGGCGAAGGTGATCGAAGGATGA
- a CDS encoding thiamine-binding protein, whose product MILRAEFTTEPFEGEGEPPAHAVAARDCLRDAGLEPDFGPLGTAVAGDRRTVLPALAQVLETALDTGANRITLQVTVDSAADDQA is encoded by the coding sequence ATGATCCTGCGAGCCGAGTTCACCACCGAGCCCTTCGAGGGCGAGGGCGAGCCCCCGGCGCACGCCGTGGCCGCCCGCGACTGCCTGCGCGACGCCGGGCTGGAACCCGACTTCGGCCCGCTGGGCACCGCGGTCGCCGGCGACCGGCGGACCGTGCTGCCCGCGCTCGCCCAGGTCCTCGAGACCGCGCTGGACACCGGCGCGAACCGGATCACCCTGCAGGTGACCGTGGACTCCGCCGCGGACGACCAGGCCTAG
- a CDS encoding hydroxypyruvate isomerase family protein, translated as MDPSRYEVNLSILFTELDLLERPAAAKAAGFDAVEFWWPFPEAVPADREVDRFARAVEDAGVSLVGLNFFAGDMPAGERGVLSHPDRAGEFADNVDVVVGIGERLGCRAFNALYGNRIDGVDPAAQDQVATESLVRASKAVSRIGGTVLVEPVSGVPAYPLKTAADAVAVIDRVRAAGGEDTLRLLFDVYHLAVNGDDWEAALDQHGARIGHVQIADAPGRGEPGTGDIDFDRFFARLDATGYDGHVGLEYKPSGASADSFSWIGR; from the coding sequence ATGGATCCGAGCCGGTACGAGGTCAACCTCTCGATCCTGTTCACCGAGCTGGACCTGCTGGAGCGACCCGCGGCGGCCAAGGCGGCCGGCTTCGACGCGGTGGAGTTCTGGTGGCCGTTCCCGGAGGCGGTCCCCGCCGACCGCGAGGTGGACCGGTTCGCGCGGGCCGTCGAGGACGCCGGGGTCTCCCTGGTGGGCCTGAACTTCTTCGCCGGGGACATGCCCGCGGGCGAGCGCGGCGTGCTGTCCCACCCCGACCGGGCGGGTGAGTTCGCGGACAACGTCGACGTCGTCGTCGGCATCGGCGAGCGCCTCGGCTGCCGCGCCTTCAACGCCCTGTACGGCAACCGGATCGACGGCGTCGACCCCGCCGCGCAGGACCAGGTCGCCACCGAGAGCCTGGTGCGCGCCTCCAAGGCGGTCTCGCGCATCGGCGGCACGGTGCTCGTCGAACCGGTCAGCGGCGTGCCCGCGTACCCGCTGAAGACCGCCGCCGACGCCGTCGCGGTGATCGACCGGGTGCGCGCCGCGGGTGGCGAGGACACCCTGCGCCTGCTGTTCGACGTCTACCACCTGGCGGTCAACGGCGACGACTGGGAAGCGGCGCTCGACCAGCACGGTGCGCGGATCGGGCACGTGCAGATCGCCGACGCGCCGGGCCGCGGCGAGCCGGGCACCGGCGACATCGACTTCGACCGCTTCTTCGCCCGGCTCGACGCCACCGGCTACGACGGCCACGTCGGCCTCGAGTACAAGCCGAGCGGAGCGAGCGCGGACAGCTTCTCCTGGATCGGGCGCTGA
- the gcl gene encoding glyoxylate carboligase yields the protein MARVPVMQAVVDVLRSEGVDVTFGCPGAAILPLYAALEGSGIEHLIVRHEEGATHMADGWARTTGGVGVAIGTSGPAGTNMITGLYTAMADSIPILCITGQAVSSKLHQEAFQAVDIVDVAKPVTKWAVQVREAAQVPWTFREAFRTARSGRPGPVLIDLPLDVQQQEIEWDPALDAPLPVPRVAPHPPSVERALDMLLEADRPLLLAGGGVVLGDAHEQLRELAELLGVPVQTTLMGKGSFPEDHELFAGMTGIQTSQRYGNQSFLESDLVLALGARFGDRHTGDLDVYRGDRRFIHVDIEPTQIGKVFGPDLGVVSDTRLFLEALLAAVRARGAARDWSAWVARVGELKRTLTRPDDYDTVPIKAPRVYREINRIFPPETYFVTAIGLYQIWGGQFQTAHLPRHYQVCGQAGPLGWEIPAAIGVKSARPDAEVVAVVGDYSFQFLVEELAVAAQYDVPFVIIMLNNEYLGLIRQAEGDAFGVETEVDLHYDEHGTDNVRIMEAYGCSGRRVVEPGELADTIEWAREEAVATSRPVLVEVMVERQATTARGVRIDAMVEPEPVPHA from the coding sequence ATGGCCAGAGTCCCTGTCATGCAGGCCGTCGTCGACGTGCTGAGGTCCGAGGGCGTGGACGTCACCTTCGGCTGCCCGGGCGCGGCGATCCTCCCGCTGTACGCGGCGCTGGAGGGCAGCGGCATCGAGCACCTCATCGTCCGCCACGAGGAGGGCGCCACCCACATGGCCGACGGCTGGGCCCGCACCACCGGCGGCGTCGGCGTGGCCATCGGCACCTCCGGCCCGGCCGGCACCAACATGATCACCGGCCTCTACACCGCGATGGCCGACTCCATCCCGATCCTGTGCATCACCGGCCAGGCGGTGTCCAGCAAGCTGCACCAAGAGGCGTTCCAGGCGGTCGACATCGTCGACGTCGCCAAGCCGGTCACCAAGTGGGCGGTGCAGGTCAGGGAGGCCGCGCAGGTGCCGTGGACCTTCCGCGAGGCGTTCCGCACCGCGCGCTCCGGTCGGCCCGGGCCGGTGCTCATCGACCTGCCGCTGGACGTGCAGCAGCAGGAGATCGAGTGGGACCCGGCGCTGGACGCCCCGCTGCCGGTCCCACGCGTCGCACCGCACCCGCCGAGCGTGGAGCGCGCGCTGGACATGCTGCTGGAGGCGGACCGGCCGCTGCTGCTCGCCGGGGGCGGGGTGGTCCTCGGTGACGCCCACGAGCAGCTGCGCGAGCTGGCCGAGCTGCTGGGCGTCCCGGTGCAGACCACGTTGATGGGCAAGGGCTCCTTCCCGGAGGACCACGAGCTGTTCGCCGGCATGACCGGCATCCAGACCAGCCAGCGCTACGGCAACCAGTCGTTCCTGGAGTCCGACCTGGTGCTGGCGCTGGGCGCCCGCTTCGGCGACCGGCACACCGGGGACCTCGACGTCTACCGGGGCGACCGCAGGTTCATCCACGTCGACATCGAGCCCACCCAGATCGGCAAGGTGTTCGGCCCGGACCTGGGCGTCGTCTCGGACACCCGGCTGTTCCTGGAGGCACTGCTCGCCGCGGTCCGCGCGCGCGGGGCGGCGAGGGACTGGTCGGCGTGGGTCGCCCGGGTCGGGGAGCTCAAGCGGACGCTGACCAGGCCGGACGACTACGACACCGTGCCGATCAAGGCGCCGCGGGTGTACCGGGAGATCAACCGGATCTTCCCGCCGGAGACCTACTTCGTCACCGCCATCGGCCTGTACCAGATCTGGGGCGGCCAGTTCCAGACCGCGCACCTGCCGCGGCACTACCAGGTGTGCGGCCAGGCCGGCCCGCTCGGCTGGGAGATCCCCGCGGCGATCGGCGTGAAGTCGGCGAGGCCGGACGCCGAGGTGGTCGCGGTGGTCGGCGACTACTCCTTCCAGTTCCTGGTCGAGGAGCTGGCGGTGGCCGCCCAGTACGACGTGCCGTTCGTGATCATCATGCTGAACAACGAGTACCTGGGCCTGATCCGCCAGGCCGAGGGCGACGCGTTCGGCGTGGAGACCGAGGTCGACCTCCACTACGACGAGCACGGCACGGACAACGTCCGGATCATGGAGGCGTACGGCTGCTCCGGCCGCCGGGTGGTCGAGCCCGGCGAGCTGGCCGACACCATCGAGTGGGCCCGCGAGGAGGCCGTCGCCACCAGCCGGCCGGTCCTGGTGGAGGTGATGGTGGAGCGGCAGGCGACCACCGCCCGCGGCGTCCGGATCGACGCGATGGTCG
- a CDS encoding 2-hydroxy-3-oxopropionate reductase — protein MSKVGFIGLGIMGGPMAANLVKAGHEVIGHNRSRAKVDKLVADGGRAAASVAEAVRDAEVVFTMLPDSPDVEAVVLGEDGVLANAAPGTLLIDCSTIRPDVSRRVAEAAAEKGVRALDAPVSGGEPGAIGGTLSIMVGGEAEDFAAAQDVLGAVGSTIVHVGPSGAGQTVKAANQLIVAGNIGLVAEALVFLEAHGVDTEAGLRVLAGGLAGSAVLDAKGGKMREREFAPGFRLELHHKDMGIVQAAAREAGLSIPLGSLVSQLVAAAVAQGDGGLDHSGLLRQIAQLNGRD, from the coding sequence ATGAGCAAGGTCGGGTTCATCGGGCTGGGGATCATGGGTGGCCCGATGGCGGCCAACCTGGTCAAGGCCGGCCACGAGGTCATCGGCCACAACCGCAGCCGCGCCAAGGTCGACAAGCTCGTCGCCGACGGCGGCCGGGCCGCGGCCAGCGTCGCCGAAGCCGTGCGCGACGCCGAGGTCGTCTTCACCATGCTGCCGGACTCGCCCGACGTCGAGGCCGTCGTGCTCGGCGAGGACGGCGTGCTGGCGAACGCCGCTCCGGGCACGCTGCTCATCGACTGCAGCACCATCCGCCCGGACGTCTCGCGGCGCGTGGCCGAAGCCGCCGCGGAGAAGGGCGTGCGCGCGCTGGACGCGCCGGTCAGCGGCGGGGAACCCGGGGCGATCGGCGGCACGCTGTCCATCATGGTCGGTGGTGAGGCCGAGGACTTCGCCGCGGCGCAGGACGTGCTGGGCGCGGTCGGCAGCACGATCGTCCACGTCGGACCGTCCGGCGCCGGGCAGACGGTGAAGGCCGCCAACCAGCTCATCGTGGCGGGCAACATCGGCCTGGTCGCCGAAGCGCTGGTGTTCCTGGAAGCGCACGGCGTGGACACCGAGGCCGGGCTGCGGGTGCTGGCCGGCGGTCTGGCCGGCAGCGCCGTGCTCGACGCCAAGGGCGGCAAGATGCGCGAGCGCGAGTTCGCCCCCGGGTTCCGCCTCGAACTGCACCACAAGGACATGGGCATCGTGCAGGCCGCCGCCCGCGAGGCGGGCCTGTCGATCCCGCTCGGCTCGCTGGTGAGCCAGCTGGTCGCCGCCGCCGTCGCCCAGGGAGACGGCGGGCTCGACCACTCCGGCCTGCTCAGGCAGATCGCGCAGCTCAACGGTCGCGACTGA
- a CDS encoding helix-turn-helix domain-containing protein yields the protein MHPLAHAIAPLLERVGGTAVPVDQREPGDVVLHWEGAPAIAVRLPGEELTNALDRIIRAVETELGGPLPDLPRAEKQRAVRLLEERGAFTMRKSVETVAKALGVSRFTVYNYLNREQANRS from the coding sequence GTGCACCCGCTCGCCCACGCGATCGCCCCGCTGCTGGAACGCGTCGGCGGCACCGCCGTGCCGGTGGACCAGCGCGAACCCGGCGACGTCGTCCTGCACTGGGAGGGCGCCCCGGCGATCGCCGTCCGGCTGCCGGGCGAGGAGCTGACGAACGCGCTCGACCGGATCATCCGCGCGGTGGAGACCGAGCTGGGCGGCCCGCTGCCGGACCTGCCGCGCGCGGAGAAGCAGCGCGCCGTCCGCCTGCTGGAGGAGCGCGGCGCGTTCACCATGCGCAAGTCCGTCGAGACCGTGGCCAAGGCGCTCGGCGTCAGCCGCTTCACCGTCTACAACTACCTGAACCGGGAACAGGCCAACCGCTCCTGA
- the pucL gene encoding factor-independent urate hydroxylase, with amino-acid sequence MGIVMGPNQYGKAEVRLVAVDRDTPRHSVKDLTVSTSLRGDLDAAHLSGDNSKVLPTDTQKNTVYAFAKEAPIGEIEDFALRLGRHFVGTADGITEARVLIDEHSWERIPVGGTGHDHSFARSSDEKRTTAVTVEGDQAHVVSGLKDLVVLKSTGSEFWGYPKDRYTTLAETTDRILATAVTARWRYLHTDVDWGKSFESIRATMLEAFACTHSYALQQTLYEMGKAALEKHPEVAEVRLSLPNKHHFLVDLAFCGLENDNEVFYAADRPYGLIEGVVKRDDVEDDPKAWYTLPEF; translated from the coding sequence ATGGGCATCGTCATGGGCCCCAACCAGTACGGCAAGGCCGAGGTCCGCCTCGTCGCGGTCGACCGGGACACCCCGCGGCACAGCGTCAAGGACCTCACCGTCAGCACCTCGCTGCGCGGTGACCTCGACGCCGCGCACCTGTCCGGCGACAACAGCAAGGTGCTGCCCACCGACACGCAGAAGAACACCGTCTACGCCTTCGCCAAGGAGGCGCCGATCGGCGAGATCGAGGACTTCGCGCTGCGGCTGGGCCGGCACTTCGTCGGCACCGCGGACGGCATCACCGAGGCGCGCGTCCTCATCGACGAGCACAGCTGGGAGCGCATCCCCGTCGGCGGCACCGGGCACGACCACTCCTTCGCCCGCTCCTCCGACGAGAAGCGCACCACCGCGGTCACCGTCGAGGGCGACCAGGCGCACGTGGTGTCCGGGCTCAAGGACCTCGTGGTGCTCAAGTCCACCGGATCGGAGTTCTGGGGCTACCCGAAGGACCGGTACACGACGCTGGCGGAGACCACCGACCGGATCCTGGCCACCGCGGTGACCGCCCGCTGGCGCTACCTGCACACCGACGTGGACTGGGGCAAGAGCTTCGAGTCGATCCGCGCCACCATGCTGGAGGCCTTCGCCTGCACGCACAGCTACGCGCTGCAGCAGACGCTCTACGAGATGGGCAAGGCCGCGCTGGAGAAGCACCCCGAGGTGGCCGAGGTCCGGCTGTCGCTGCCGAACAAGCACCACTTCCTGGTCGACCTCGCGTTCTGCGGGCTGGAGAACGACAACGAGGTGTTCTACGCCGCGGACCGGCCGTACGGCCTCATCGAGGGCGTCGTCAAGCGCGACGACGTCGAGGACGACCCCAAGGCCTGGTACACCCTGCCGGAGTTCTGA